From Chryseobacterium sp. IHB B 17019, one genomic window encodes:
- a CDS encoding SDR family oxidoreductase, with amino-acid sequence MKSNETLQKSLRGKTVVITGGSSGVGRAAAEAFALEGCNIVVAARGKEALDETVALCRDLEVAAIGIPTDVSIAADVQNLANKALQFNGRIDIWVNNAGVMASGKFEEIPMDLNEQVIKTNLFGYMHGAYSVLPVFKKQNEGILINNVSIGGFMPAPYSAVYSSTKFGIRGMMECLHGEVSDFPNVHICNLYPQIQRSTGNMHSAKYSGLDFKIPPFAADPRDTAAAIVELAKNPKKDMFPDITSKFLTSAYRLFPKSIINTASAAMRTVMKVKKAPSDSGNILGPSAEPHRIYGETMFPIPSRKTKMAILAGVGLGFAYMLLKGKSDKV; translated from the coding sequence ATGAAATCAAATGAAACATTACAAAAAAGCCTGAGAGGGAAAACCGTTGTCATTACAGGAGGCAGCAGTGGAGTAGGAAGGGCGGCCGCAGAAGCGTTCGCGCTGGAAGGATGTAATATTGTTGTGGCAGCAAGAGGGAAGGAAGCGCTGGATGAGACAGTAGCTTTGTGCCGGGATCTTGAGGTTGCAGCAATAGGTATTCCCACGGATGTATCAATAGCCGCAGATGTTCAGAACCTTGCTAACAAAGCCCTCCAGTTCAATGGAAGAATTGATATTTGGGTGAATAATGCCGGGGTAATGGCGAGCGGAAAATTTGAGGAAATCCCTATGGATCTTAATGAGCAGGTAATCAAGACTAATCTTTTCGGCTATATGCACGGAGCTTACAGCGTTTTACCTGTTTTTAAAAAACAAAATGAGGGTATTTTAATTAATAATGTTTCGATTGGCGGTTTTATGCCGGCGCCATATAGTGCGGTGTATTCATCAACAAAATTTGGGATTCGCGGAATGATGGAATGTCTTCATGGCGAAGTTTCCGATTTTCCGAATGTTCATATCTGTAATCTTTATCCGCAAATTCAAAGGTCAACCGGAAATATGCATTCTGCAAAATATTCAGGGCTGGATTTTAAAATTCCTCCTTTTGCCGCAGACCCTAGAGATACTGCTGCAGCAATCGTAGAGCTCGCAAAAAATCCTAAAAAGGACATGTTTCCTGATATCACGTCAAAATTTCTTACGAGTGCATACCGATTGTTTCCAAAAAGCATTATTAATACGGCTTCTGCAGCAATGCGAACCGTAATGAAAGTGAAAAAAGCACCTTCTGATTCCGGAAATATCTTAGGGCCTTCAGCAGAACCTCACCGGATTTATGGTGAAACGATGTTTCCAATTCCTTCCAGAAAAACAAAAATGGCAATATTGGCAGGGGTGGGATTAGGCTTCGCTTATATGTTGCTCAAAGGAAAATCGGATAAAGTTTAA
- a CDS encoding 3-oxoacyl-ACP synthase III family protein, producing MTSKIIGVGNYIPSETITNLFFDKHIFFNEQGVLLTEDNAAITSKLQKITGIEERRYASNNQVTSDLGLIAAQAAIEDSGIDPETLDYIIFAHNFGDVRFGTVQSDMVPSLAARVKHLLKIKNNFCVAYDVLFGCPGWIEGVIQANAFIRSGIAKKCLVIGAETLSRVVDIHDRDSMIYADGSGAVILEASDDESGIQSHLSASFTFKEKDYLYFGKSYNNESCPDTKYIKMDGRKIYEFALVNVPEAMKQCLDNSGYSINELNKIIIHQANEKMDEAIISRFYQLYDTPVPDNIMPMVIDKLGNSSVATIPSLLAMILKGELNTHSIEKGDVVLFASVGAGMNINAFTYKF from the coding sequence ATGACAAGTAAAATCATCGGCGTAGGTAATTATATCCCCTCAGAAACAATTACCAATTTATTTTTCGACAAACACATCTTTTTTAATGAACAGGGAGTTTTACTGACAGAAGATAATGCAGCAATTACCAGTAAATTACAAAAAATCACAGGCATTGAGGAAAGAAGATACGCCAGCAATAATCAAGTAACATCAGATTTAGGATTAATAGCTGCTCAGGCTGCTATTGAAGACTCAGGAATAGATCCTGAAACATTGGATTATATCATTTTCGCACATAATTTTGGTGACGTACGGTTCGGTACGGTTCAGTCTGATATGGTTCCAAGCCTCGCCGCAAGAGTGAAGCACTTATTAAAAATAAAAAATAATTTTTGCGTCGCCTATGACGTTCTGTTCGGATGTCCGGGGTGGATTGAAGGGGTGATACAGGCTAACGCTTTCATCAGATCCGGGATTGCAAAAAAATGTCTGGTTATTGGTGCAGAAACACTTTCCCGCGTTGTTGATATTCACGACAGGGATAGTATGATCTATGCTGATGGCTCTGGAGCGGTAATTTTAGAGGCTTCCGATGATGAATCAGGAATACAATCACACCTATCGGCATCTTTTACTTTTAAGGAAAAAGATTATCTGTACTTCGGAAAATCCTATAATAATGAAAGCTGTCCAGATACGAAGTATATCAAAATGGACGGAAGAAAAATCTACGAATTTGCCCTTGTGAACGTTCCCGAAGCGATGAAGCAATGTCTCGACAACAGTGGATATTCCATCAACGAATTAAATAAAATCATTATTCACCAGGCAAACGAAAAAATGGATGAAGCCATTATCAGCAGATTTTATCAATTGTATGATACTCCCGTTCCTGATAATATAATGCCAATGGTGATCGACAAATTAGGCAATAGCAGTGTAGCTACAATACCTTCTTTATTAGCCATGATTCTAAAAGGCGAACTGAACACCCATTCTATTGAAAAAGGCGATGTCGTTTTATTTGCATCAGTAGGTGCAGGAATGAATATCAACGCTTTTACCTATAAATTTTAA